The DNA window ATCGGCGGCGTCACCCAGGTGGACCTGCCGAACGACCATCTGCAATATGCCCTGACCTGGTACGGGCTTGCCGCCGTGCTCGTGGTCGTGGTGGCGATCTCCTGGTTTCGCAAGGAGGCCAAGCCGCCGCGGCAATAGTATCGCTTCAATTCTCTGCCATATTGGGCTAGAGGTCCCTAAACCTCTCAATCCGGAACAGACATGAATATTGCGGCGAAACCTCCCTTGACGATCAGGCTCTGCGGTCCCCGCGGTTTCTGCGCCGGCGTCGACCGCGCCATCCAGATCGTCGTGCTGGCGCTGAAATCCTACGGCGCGCCCGTCTATGTGCGCCATGAGATCGTCCACAATCGTTATGTCGTCGAGGGGCTGGAGGCCAAGGGCGCCGTCTTCGTCGAGGAGCTGGACGAAATTCCGGCCGAGCATCGCGCCCAGCCGGTGGTCTTCTCAGCCCATGGCGTGCCGAAATCGGTGCCGGAGGATGCGGCGAGCCGCAATCTCTTCTATCTCGACGCCACTTGTCCGCTGGTCTCCAAGGTCCACAAGCAGGCGATGCGCCACAATCGCCTCGGCCGTCACGTCGTCCTCATCGGCCATGCCGGCCATCCCGAAGTGATCGGCACGATGGGGCAGTTGCCGGAAGGCACGGTTTCGCTGATCGAGACGATCGAGGATGCCGATGCCTACGCCCCCGTCGATCCCGACAATCTCGGCTATGTCACCCAGACGACGCTGTCGGTCGATGATACCGCCGGCGTCATTGCCCGCCTGCAGGAGCGCTTTCCCAAGCTGACCGCGCCTGCGGCGGATTCGATCTGTTATGCGACGACCAACCGCCAGGA is part of the Rhizobium bangladeshense genome and encodes:
- the ispH gene encoding 4-hydroxy-3-methylbut-2-enyl diphosphate reductase; translated protein: MNIAAKPPLTIRLCGPRGFCAGVDRAIQIVVLALKSYGAPVYVRHEIVHNRYVVEGLEAKGAVFVEELDEIPAEHRAQPVVFSAHGVPKSVPEDAASRNLFYLDATCPLVSKVHKQAMRHNRLGRHVVLIGHAGHPEVIGTMGQLPEGTVSLIETIEDADAYAPVDPDNLGYVTQTTLSVDDTAGVIARLQERFPKLTAPAADSICYATTNRQEVVKQAAPGCDLFIIVGAPNSSNSKRLVEVALRAGAKKSILVQRAAELDWEEIGAISTLGLSAGASAPEVIVNEIIEAFRARFDARVELAETVQETENFLVNRELRSIELTAADMAFVNG